CCTACAGCGCTTTTATCAATTTGAGTTGCTTGGTGAGTATGAAGTATTTGTACACTCAAGTCTTACTTTTGCTCTCTTCTGTTGAGCAGCACCTACGCCTGTAGCAAAGGACAGCTCGCGTTGTACTCAATCTCGCACTGCTCAGAAATCGCAGCTGTTACGCATCCAAACAAACTCGGTGGCCAGAGCTATGCCGCAAGGAAGGGAGTGGACCGCCCAAGTTGCTTTTTTACGCTGGCCCAAGCCTGGCGAGGTGGCACTCTCCCAGAGCGGTAGTCCGTTGGCAGTCCAATCGTTAGTCAATTGGCTTTAACTGAACCTgagcttattaatattatatttatagtctCGAGGATCGTCGCGCCAGCGTGCAAATCCCCACCAAGTCTGGAGTTctaaagctgcagccacaaGAGCTGTTGAATGTGAAGAGTGAGGTACTCAAGCAGCTTGATCAGGCcactttaaatcaaattaaaactttgcacTCCAATCTGGACATGATTGTGGACATGGCCACGAAGCTGGGCAAGCTATAGTGGTTAGAATAACCTTTTTGGATTTTATTCTTatgtcaataatattttatttagtctttttcattttctcattttcaatgtttttctttttgtgttaAACATTAAGTgtatgtgttgctgttgtttgttgtgttgcatttccattgtatatttaatttataattaattaataaatttaattatcattAATAGATTCGTAACATAAACATAGcgcacattattttaaatatttaatgtaaattcaattgaaagtgcgaattttttttagttttgtatttcctccttttgttgtttgcctttcgatttacatatataaattcaagcttttatttcattacttgcttcttttaaatatacacatgtcattgttaaatattaaaaattagtcATTTTTCCTTTTTAACAAATGTTGCTCTCGTTTAACATTTAATGTGAATACAtttagtatgtgtgtgagtggttGGGTATGAGATATAGACTTATAAGGTTCGTGTTAGATAAATACAATACATAGCAAAAGGTACATAGAATTAGATAAAAtacgtttttatattttaattttagcaaatttgtAGAGCGACAAGGACAACATATAAACAGTGACTGTGACAACAacacaatatttataacaaatagtttattttatttatgtatttatttgttgctttaacatTCAAGTATGGATATTAAAAGAGTGTTTAGCTCATAGATCAGGTTCCAAGCAAATCATATTCAACTTACAATAAAACTTGAACTTTAATAAGAACTAAAACACTAATGCTTAGAAATAAGTCATATGTGTAATATTTTGAACTGAAGAAAtctttacatatgtatgtatgtatgtatgtatgtatgtgtgtgtgtgagtgtttgtgtATACCTCTTTCGGTCTCAGCCCACAGATCCAACGCTTAACTATCATAACTATCCTATCATTAGTCAGTTTACTTcgcgctctccctctccccATCACGCCGCTCTCAGATTCGATCCCAAAATTAACTCGACTGCTCTTACATTTTAAACTCTTTGTTCATCATAATTTAGTTTGTTACTTCATTTTTAACACAGCCAATCAGCAATACTATCCAGCTTTACCAATCcgtaattttaagcaaatctctcttatatacataagcaaacagaataaatattttaaatcatatatatgtatatataacgGTTGCTATGTAAAgtgttataaattgtttgtagtgattattattatgaatttgttttatacaaaattgtgCTAttgttcataaatatttgtttaggcTGTTGCTATAacttgttcttcttctttaaatgctagttaatttatatttgtggtTTCTTTGTATTAgttcgttttcgttttttggGCACTACTTATTACGGTTCAGGGcttgcgtttgtttgtttgtaattcttaaatagtttgtaatagctttctttatttgtttaacaatttgttttagtttcgTAGGCTTATGCACGGGTACAGGGCGTTGCATTCTTTTATCTATTTACTACGGTTCTTAAAGTTCATGCAGTTTGGTACAAATTTATGGTACTAGGTTgcgatgaaaaaaaaaaaactagaaatCTTTCGTATGTACactgaaacaaaaatatatgtaaaaaacatgttaatttgaaataatgcAATATATACACAGACAGTTTTTctaatgtataatttatgtatgcatacgtgcttgtttattattttaaacaaacttttaaaaaattatgtgtaTTACTCCTCCAACTTTGCAGTTTCCTACTATTAAATGTGTAGAAAAGAAAGAGTTTAGAAAACTCTTGAACTCTTGAATCTCATTTGTGACACTGCAATTCAGATTTCGGCAAGCCGAAAGttcttaattatattaatttgttgcgtACTTTTAACTTCTGTATAATTCGTAGCTATGTATATTCAAGTATTATATTAAACTTCTCATAAATTAGTGTTTGGTTACAATTATCTTATTTAaactgtatttatatttgttactttactttttggttgtaaatatttgtatttgaaatatatgtataactattaatatatatgcctgtatatatatatatattatatatgcttatgcgtatgcttataaattaattaatttcattaaatgcttaaattcaTTAATGCACTTTTATATGTactttttgtgttgctgtgtgtctgtgaaattttgctataattatgCTTGCCAAGTTTCTTAATTaccaaacataaatatataatttatgctcgAGAAAATACGTAAATAGTTAAGATTTGATTccaaacatatatgtatacatagattaaaattaatatgctaaTCGCGGTATACTTGTTTTCTCTTAAATTACGACACTTCTGAGGTTGATCTGTAAAATCAAAAGCGCTAAGAGTTAAACTACAAATACGATGAAAACTAGTTTAATTGTAAGATCTGAAACTTGGCTTTTTATAAGGTGTTTCATGTAGCCTCTTAAATCAATGAAATTGAACTAGTTgcagtaaacaaataattttcaattacttatgGCAAATAATCAAGACCAACTTTAAGTAATCTGTACATGTTacatgttaattattattaatatataaattttcattaagtGTAACTACTATGTATCTTTTTtcgttatttttattttgaacttAACGAGAGGTATTTCTATTTTCCCAAGTTTTAATACCtgatgttttatttattttttgttcattttacttttgttgtcaGTGTTGTGTTTTTACAGCATcataatttgctaaattaaatatatgctaacgaaaagaaaataaacaaaaggtaagtttgta
This genomic interval from Drosophila busckii strain San Diego stock center, stock number 13000-0081.31 unplaced genomic scaffold, ASM1175060v1 chrUn_07, whole genome shotgun sequence contains the following:
- the LOC108604692 gene encoding borealin, which produces MPRTKITKRNRQQLRMEADIDEGIRMAAVKLDSTLEQIDALTERYKLRMKNQLQLILTRTPQQLLQLKWTEFLKLDLQRFYQFELLAPTPVAKDSSRCTQSRTAQKSQLLRIQTNSVARAMPQGREWTAQVAFLRWPKPGEVALSQSGSPLAVQSLEDRRASVQIPTKSGVLKLQPQELLNVKSEVLKQLDQATLNQIKTLHSNLDMIVDMATKLGKL